A region of Allocoleopsis franciscana PCC 7113 DNA encodes the following proteins:
- a CDS encoding type II toxin-antitoxin system RelE/ParE family toxin, translated as MVEVSFSSSFRRAFKKRIKGNSDLEAKFWEKVEQFTIDPFDQSLKTHKLSGKLKELWSFSVEYNERVLFYFTEDGNAVFVDIGSHDEVY; from the coding sequence ATGGTAGAAGTCAGTTTTAGTTCCTCATTCCGTCGTGCTTTCAAAAAGCGAATCAAAGGAAATTCAGATTTAGAAGCAAAATTTTGGGAAAAAGTAGAGCAATTTACTATAGATCCATTCGATCAAAGCTTGAAAACTCATAAATTGTCAGGCAAGCTCAAGGAGCTATGGAGTTTTAGCGTGGAATACAACGAGCGGGTGTTATTTTACTTCACTGAGGATGGGAATGCCGTATTTGTAGATATTGGTAGCCACGACGAGGTGTATTAA
- a CDS encoding DUF4177 domain-containing protein, translated as MYQWEYRTVKFYAQGSLDAGRINEIELEDILNELGARGWELVTILPGTRANGELFDFVAVLKREVNS; from the coding sequence ATGTATCAGTGGGAATATAGGACTGTCAAATTCTATGCTCAAGGGTCATTAGATGCAGGACGAATCAATGAGATAGAACTGGAGGATATATTGAATGAATTGGGAGCTAGAGGTTGGGAACTGGTCACAATCCTCCCTGGTACACGGGCTAATGGTGAATTGTTTGACTTTGTGGCAGTACTCAAACGTGAAGTAAATTCCTAG
- a CDS encoding dihydrofolate reductase family protein: MRKLKYYVAVSVDNFIAHEDGSWGGFLPEGEHVVDYLESLKTWFDVVLMGRKTYEVGLKVGVTNPYPHLKQYVFSRTMKESPDENVELVCENIVELVTELKNQTGKDIYLCGGADLATTLFAENLIDEIILKLNPVLLGSGIPLFKGVIKQTALELTDSKIYKNGVLLLFYRVKTMEQI, from the coding sequence ATGCGAAAACTGAAATATTATGTCGCCGTTTCTGTGGATAACTTTATTGCTCACGAAGACGGCTCATGGGGTGGATTTCTTCCGGAAGGGGAACACGTAGTTGATTATCTCGAATCTTTGAAAACGTGGTTTGATGTTGTTTTGATGGGACGTAAGACATACGAGGTAGGGTTAAAGGTCGGTGTGACTAATCCTTATCCACACTTGAAGCAGTATGTTTTCTCTCGCACGATGAAAGAAAGCCCAGATGAAAATGTTGAACTCGTCTGTGAGAATATTGTTGAATTAGTCACAGAATTGAAGAATCAAACGGGTAAGGATATCTACCTCTGCGGCGGCGCTGATTTAGCCACAACGCTTTTTGCCGAAAACTTGATTGATGAGATAATCCTGAAGTTGAATCCAGTACTGCTTGGGTCGGGCATTCCACTTTTTAAAGGAGTCATCAAGCAGACTGCTCTGGAACTCACCGACAGCAAGATTTACAAAAACGGTGTCCTGTTGCTTTTTTATCGTGTGAAAACAATGGAACAAATCTAA
- a CDS encoding type II toxin-antitoxin system VapC family toxin, with translation MTKYLLDTNVVLRFCNPSDVQHSLATDAISCLLTQEDECFLTAQVLVELWVVATRPVEVNGLGWAVEQTRNTIDQLLNRFPLLEESSQIFPNWLDLVTVNRVMGKRTHDIRIVAVMLTHGITHLLTFNPSDFVATSGITVVRPQELVAPQTHES, from the coding sequence ATGACGAAGTACCTGCTTGATACTAATGTTGTCTTGCGTTTCTGCAACCCTTCTGATGTCCAACATAGCCTTGCAACGGATGCAATATCTTGTTTACTTACACAAGAAGACGAATGTTTTCTGACAGCCCAAGTGCTTGTTGAGCTTTGGGTTGTTGCTACCCGACCCGTTGAAGTCAATGGTTTGGGCTGGGCTGTAGAACAAACGAGAAATACAATAGATCAACTTCTCAATCGCTTTCCATTGTTAGAGGAATCGTCGCAGATTTTTCCCAATTGGTTGGATTTGGTAACGGTTAATAGAGTGATGGGTAAGCGTACTCATGATATTCGTATTGTGGCAGTTATGCTTACACATGGGATTACACATCTTCTGACCTTCAACCCAAGCGATTTTGTAGCTACATCAGGCATTACAGTTGTTCGCCCTCAGGAATTAGTAGCCCCTCAAACCCATGAGTCGTAG
- a CDS encoding ribbon-helix-helix protein, CopG family, whose protein sequence is MASITVEIPDAQLQKLQQLAQENGISLEDLLRASIEDWLSYPKSEFVQASSYVLKKNAQLYRRLA, encoded by the coding sequence GTGGCTTCCATCACTGTTGAAATTCCAGACGCTCAATTACAGAAGTTGCAACAATTAGCGCAGGAAAACGGAATCTCTCTTGAAGATTTGCTACGTGCAAGTATTGAAGACTGGCTCAGTTATCCAAAGAGCGAATTTGTCCAAGCATCCAGCTATGTGTTGAAGAAAAATGCCCAATTGTATCGACGTTTGGCATGA
- a CDS encoding cupin domain-containing protein, with protein MADKKTYLLRHQQIADSMQTFSHPWNPKSEISGTQMGRLLGLKRTGVNFVKVPPGKESFVYHSHYREEEWIYILSGCGIAEIDGEEFEVSPGDFMAFPTPSVAHHLRNAGDEDLVYLAGGENLDIEIADFPRLRKRMFRREDAIEIFDLSDAKPFGALDS; from the coding sequence ATGGCAGATAAGAAAACTTACCTTTTGCGGCATCAGCAAATTGCTGACAGTATGCAAACGTTCTCGCACCCCTGGAATCCAAAATCCGAAATCTCAGGGACACAAATGGGGCGCTTGCTCGGACTAAAGCGCACCGGAGTCAACTTTGTCAAAGTCCCTCCAGGTAAGGAATCGTTTGTCTATCATTCGCACTACCGCGAGGAAGAATGGATTTACATCCTATCGGGCTGCGGAATTGCGGAAATTGATGGGGAAGAATTTGAGGTTAGTCCCGGAGACTTCATGGCATTCCCGACTCCTTCGGTAGCTCATCATCTGAGGAATGCAGGCGACGAAGACTTAGTTTACCTAGCAGGAGGAGAAAACCTCGATATAGAAATTGCCGATTTCCCGCGCCTTAGAAAACGCATGTTTCGCCGTGAGGATGCTATTGAAATCTTTGACCTGTCAGATGCTAAACCGTTTGGAGCATTAGACAGCTAA
- a CDS encoding ankyrin repeat domain-containing protein, translating into MNIFEVIQVGSIDKLQELVKAGTDVKVSDNSGVTTLMKAAASRSPDCNIVQTLIALGVDVNANDENGKTALMYASERGSIQVVQVLLAAGADVNAKAEKVAIGWNRTALMYAAWLDHADTVRALIESGADVNVKNSDGDTALLGAVKEGYIEIVRILIDAGADINARNCNDDTALSLAVSEDFPVIIEMLCKEAGMSREC; encoded by the coding sequence ATGAATATTTTTGAGGTTATCCAAGTTGGAAGTATAGACAAACTTCAAGAGCTAGTTAAAGCCGGAACCGATGTAAAGGTTTCAGACAATAGTGGCGTTACAACCTTGATGAAGGCTGCTGCATCTCGCAGTCCAGACTGCAACATTGTGCAGACTCTCATCGCACTTGGAGTCGATGTTAATGCCAACGATGAGAATGGTAAAACGGCTCTGATGTATGCCTCTGAGCGAGGCAGTATTCAAGTAGTCCAAGTTTTGCTGGCTGCTGGGGCGGATGTCAATGCCAAAGCGGAAAAAGTAGCAATCGGATGGAACAGAACAGCCCTAATGTATGCAGCATGGCTGGATCATGCTGATACTGTAAGGGCTTTAATTGAATCTGGGGCAGATGTAAATGTCAAAAACAGTGACGGGGATACAGCTCTTTTAGGGGCTGTAAAGGAAGGCTATATCGAGATTGTGCGTATCTTAATTGATGCCGGAGCAGACATTAATGCTAGAAACTGTAATGACGACACAGCTCTCTCATTGGCAGTAAGCGAGGATTTCCCTGTAATCATTGAGATGCTTTGCAAAGAAGCGGGAATGAGTAGAGAGTGTTGA